The genomic region GTTTTAGTTTACTTTTAGGCTTTCTCTCAGACTGTAAACACGTGATAGTCATGACATATGCGGCCACAAGGAGGCGCCACAGGACTGCACATGGTTAAGGTCAGATATGATCTTATTTGGTTATAATAAGAGCAAGTGGAGTGCTTCCTTTTTCCTTCTGTGACAGGCTGTAAAAGTATTTCCGCCCTCTGTAAACCCACattaacacaaaactaacctcACTCTACGTTTGTATTTGTGGTTTTACTCCAAAGCTCATAAACTTTGCATTTTACTcacaatcatttattttattttattttactaacacaaaaacacacatgagaTTAGCCTtgcattttctttttcctcagAGTTTCCTTTTGAAGAGAGTTTTCCCAGCACAGCTCCACATGTCACTCTTCTCCTGTATATTCCTTAAAGTACCGCTACGTGGCGCTCTAACACAACCCATGCAGCCTCCCAACGTGAATTCTCAACAGTCTCAAAACCCTGCGAGCAATCTTTTGGATTTGACCACGCAGTTCAAGCGGAATAGGCAACAAGTTGGAGCGCGCTGGTGGCACTTTTGAATCTGCACAAAACTTTGTTGAATAATGCTCTTTGAAAAATCAGtttttaacagtatttaaatatcaatattattatttagcaGGATCATGTCATTAGTAGGGCGTGTGGCTGTGAGCTGTTCTTGTTGCATGAGTCGATTGGAGTGAGATTTATGAGCAGGATCTGTGCGTAAAATAGAAATATAACTGTAAATGTGACCCTGGTGATCCACTGAAACATACAGGCCTCAGCTGCAGGAGATGtctgtttgctggtgtgttttaAGTCAAATATTAAGcaagttttaaatatatttcaaatgaaCCTTACTGGTGTGTTTTGGCTGAGCACAGACTTGCGTTTTATCCCAGTTTTTACACATTAATCTGCTTTAGAACCATCTTAACTCTTCCATTTCTGCACATTCGCATCATTTCTGCGCATTGAACTGATTTAACACTAttagtttgggttttttttaaagttttttttttaaataacttaaaCTAACACCacgttttctctctgttttcagtcctgtgtgtgtttacttaAGCCAGGAGGGGAAGGATGAGTTATTCCTCCCAGTCCACGCCCGCACCATTGCGCATGCGTCACCAGGTATCCACCGCGCACCGCTTTTATGGCCAGGTGACACAACTCCACttcaggccaaaaaaaaaaagagacaaacttttacttttctatcGAAGAGGTACATGAGATTTATTGATCagcaaagaagaaaataaagaggAGAGTCCAAAGGCAGCGGCGCACAGAGGATGTCAGTGATGGGCAAAATGGGGGAATGGCAGgtatgtgtttcttttttttatgacaaagaGACGTGTTTAAAGCTGTCATCATGTTGGCTTTAATGCAGCTCTTTGAAACATGTAAGTTCTGTGTCAAATCCACGCAAACCAAGCCCTGTCCTGTGACTCTTTACGCGCgggttttcttttaaaatgactttattttACGCGTTGTTTGTGGAGCTGAAGTTTCCTGCGCGGACATGGCTGTGCGCTTTGATTACTCCCCAAACGGTGATATGTCCCTGGTGCAGACTGTCCTGAGTCTAATGTataaacaaatgtgtgtgtatgtgtgtgtctgtgtgtttaaatgtttgttgaaGACCAGGAGAAGAGGCACGTTTGGAACTTTTTATGGGAGGCGTGTGCGTAAAATCACTGCGCCTGTTTTAGCCTGTTCCTTTTATGAAACTCCACTaaaacacaggagcagaggagcaaaaaacaggagcagaggagcaaacaggagcagtcTGGCCTGTCACTGCGCCTGTTTTAGCCCGTTCCTTTCGTAAAACTCCTCTAAACACAGgagaaaacaggagcagaggagcagtccGGCCTGTCACTGCGCGCTGGTTTCATCTTTACTCCTcattaataacaacaacaacacctcGTTTAGTAAATGAGGGGCTGCAGCACAAATGGTAATACAGGTTTTTTAAGGTTTGAAAATGAAGCCAACGCCTTAAAATAGCTGGTAACCTGTCTGCTGACCCCACGACCCGCTGAGGTGAGAGCCGGGCCGGCGACAGAGCAGAGCCGACTCCCGGAGCCGCTCATTCACATGGATCAGGCCCATGTTGTTGTGTTAATCATTTACACTGCCCCCTCCTTTATAATCCAGGACCACGCGCGTCTTTGTGGACCTGTAGACCCACTGTAGATCCACATGACCCACACTATTAACATAACGTTTACAGAATCTCACTGGGATTAAaataacagttaaaaaaaaaaaatcaggagtGACAttgacaataacaaaaaactgcGGATATGTTATTTGCATCTGATTCTGCAAGTGACCAGAAGCAAACTCTAAATATATGTGAattaacacaacaaaaacatgacaaaatacaGGTTAAAATTGTGTTTATGCTTCATGGGGTTTAGCTGCACAAATTAAACACACAGGAAGAATCACAGTTACTCCAAATTTGGTGACAGAGTGATTTTTTTATAGCCTGTGACGTTGAACAGTCAGTGGCACCACGAGTCCAGCTCTACAGCAAATGTTTCAAGAGTTATTTAAAGTTATTAAAGTCCAAATATATTTACCACAGCCTGTTTTATCTGCACAAAACTCCTATACATTTATTGTAAGTCCAACAGTCCCAGGTGCGCGCTGGGACCCTGTGCGCGCCCTCCCTCACACACACCTGACTCCACAGTACAAATAATACGCGCGTGtcgtaaacttttttttttttgtacctgtGCGCTGTCCATTGGGCGCAGGAGAGGCAGATGGGAGAATCAAAACGGCTGTTGATATGCTAATGAGGGCCAGTGCTCTGTGTGTTATTATACACTGCACAGCCTGCTTCAACTTCCACCATTAGAGGGAGACCTCAGAGCgccagacagacacacagctgCACCGCTGCAATAAAAAGTAGTTTTTCTGAGCGGGAGCCACAATCCACTGAGTGAAAACAAGACCATAAGGCGATACCTGTGTTCTACTCAAAGGCCACCTCTGCAACCCATGAAAATGCTCTGGAAACTAACAGATAACATTAAATATGAAGACTGCGAGGTAAGGCtgctttatgcatttttacatttttatcatgacatttgtaaattatatttttaaaaatatagtttcaTTGTTTTACACCGTTTAAGACCAGACTGTAACATAAATGTCCTTCCTCCAGACAgactatttttaatttttttatgattgctATATTcgcaataaattaataataataataataataataataataataataataataataataataataataataataataataataataacagtgtaATATCGGTCAAATATTGTCCTAATTTAAAAGcaaatattataatttgttttaatcacaaaaacacGTGTCTTGTTGGTGTGgtgcttttattaaaataattatgtatttttttttcttttttttttttcttgctaaaTATTTAGCTGAGAGCCCTGAGTCTGTTGCTGTATTTTATTCGTAAATGCTGTGGACGTGTTCAGTGTGTGCTGCAGGTCACTGCGCCGCGTGTTTGTTACGGGTGAAGTTTGACAGAGTCAGGGAGTGGAGAAGCTGGTCCGACGTGTTTTTTTGAGCCGTACGAGGAAACGTGGCAGTGAAAGCAATAAATGCTGCTCTGTGTTTGGAAGATTTATGCGTAAAGTCCCAATTATCAGAAAGACTGAACGAATCCCCGGTGCCACATTACGATTCTTCACATTTGGACGCGCGTAAAGCGGCTTTATTTTGGCGTCATTTTATTGGCTTCGTCTTTCCGGGTTAAAGTTAAAAGTCAGCAGGTGCGACACGGGCTTGTGGAGGCAGACAGCGGTCTGTGGGACTCGCTGACCCGATGGAAGACAGCTCACAGTCGGACTCTGACGTGGAAAACAAAGGGACGAGCGCTCGAAACGCGCCGGTGCTGGACGCGCCTGTCGCGGCGCGTGCGGGACGCTCACCCGGCTCAGAGGTGCACATTGTTTCCTTCCATTGCGCCTTCTTTTTGTCTCTGGTCCACCTCCTTTATTCCTATATATTTCTTTCACTTTTTGCGCTTTGGCCCTGGGACCCTTTTAAagtgccccctccctctctccctcctccctccctcctcactcctgATTCGTCAGACTCAGAGTGAATGTCCctcttttttgtctctctctctctccctctccgctGCTCTGATTAGATATACTGATTCCTCCTTTCAATGGACGTCATTTAAGCGCAGAGTCCTGCCTTGAGTTGCGTCCTCCGCTTCACGCCTGATTTCCGAACCAGTCTTTTTCCTCCCTCTTGTTGTTATTTAGTATTGCTCTAATATTAATAGTCATGAGTGCGTCCGATTAGGAGTGCGAGAGGGAGACGAAGAAGCGGCTCTGGTGCTATAATGAGCTCAAGCAGGAGGACGGCTGCATTGTGATAGAAGCCAGAGGGACGAGAGAAACTTTTTGAGGCGAAAATCCGAAAAACCTTCGTTGTTCAGCGCCAGATGAAGGGCAGTGGGGATTTTACCTTTCGTTTCTGATGGATTATTGTCCTGCTGCGGCGCGCATCTGATCGCTGGGCCGTCGCGATCTTGcagaagacacattttgtttttgtgggagATTTCGGTCGTTGTTGCTGTTGGTCAAAGCCATCGCTCGCACCAGCTCCCTGAAACACGCACAAGTGTGTAGAGAACTTTCCCTTTAGAGCACCAAAAAAATCAGTACCATGTTAGTGCACAGTTTTTCCGCGATGGTAAGTTTGAGCCTGAGTCGATCAAATCCTCTTTTATTACGAAACAATTCTGTGTGAGTCTGAAAAACGCACGATCAGTTGTGTTTTAATTgtgaatatttaaattattcatttattttattgtcggcctgtttttttaacaagaaaaaaaagtatttgtaaaaaaaaaaaaaaaaaaaaggaaaaaaaagagataataataataataaatgaatgtgGATTTAATTTGGCCAATGCAAAACCCTGACAGAATAAACCAGCCCGTGGAACTTAACTCCAGCCCTGCGCCTTCTTCATTGGTTGTAAATAAATCTGTGGTTCTCTTTTCTAATGCTCCATTCTGTGCGTCTTAGGATCGTCATGACGGCACCAGCAATGGGACAGCCAGGCTACCTCAGCTGGGCGGCGTGGGCCAGAGCCCCTACACGAGCGCGCCTCCGCTCTCCCACACACCCAACTCGGACTTCCAGCCTCCGTACTTCCCTCCGCCCTACCAGCCTATCTACCCGCAGTCTCAGGACCCTTACTCACACGTCAACGACCCCTACTCACTCAACTCTCTACACGCACAGCCGCAGCCGCAGCACCCGGGATGGCCGGGTCAGAGGCAGAGTCAGGAAAGCGGCCTGCTGCACCAGCACCGCAGCTTGCCCCATCAGCTGTGCCGGGAGTACCGCAGGGAGGTGCTGCTGCCGTCCGGACACGGCATCGACACGGGACTCTCGGACTCTATCCCTATCCATGGAATACCTCACTCATTAGAAGATGTTCAGGTGAGAAATGTTCATTTAATTTACCGCGTATTGTCTGAGAAGAAAGAGAcgtttttactgtttatttctgCTGAATTTATGGCACAAAAATGATGCAATCAATCTGCTAAAATATATAGagatgtgtattttattttttaggtttGACAGAGAATCGTTCAAATACATTTAGTCACAGATCACATGAGATATTTCTGTGTAATTGTGCTCCTTAAATAACACTGGGCCTAATACATTTACTGTGCGTATTTTCCACTTTTACGCACGCGTTGATATCGACCTCGGCTTTGCATTTATTGTGTAACAGTCACTCGTTCACACATTAAAATCGTgtcaaatgcaattttactaTTTGAGGTTTTGTTTGAACCCCGTGTCTTTATGAAATAACTCATAATGAAACAATATGAATAGTGGCTCTGCACCGGCAAGTAATAAATCCAGGAGTGAACGCGCGCAGCTGCTGCACAATAAAGAGGCTAAATACagaaatgacttttttttttttcttttccggtgtattttgtgattttaaattgagaataaaaacaataatcctCTAATTAGTTTATAGGGCTTTAATGGGTTACGCTGCCTTAATTACTAACCAATAGATGACAAGTTTCTAAGCCAATCTGACGCAGAATGAGGTCAGGATTATGGGACGACGCAGCTGCGTTATTTAAGTCTGAGGAATCTGTCCGTGTAACCTGCTAAAacataatagaaataataacaGGTATGGGCCTCGGGAGCCGTGTGTTTGGCTCAGTGTAGCCGCTAATTGCGTGATTCTTTGTTATAGCGCCGTGTGGAGCGCTCAGTTCCGCACAAGTGAAACACATTTTGACGCTTTGTTCTAAAATGGTCCGTTTTGTGTCTCAGGCCGTTGAGGATCAAGGAATCCACATTCCCGACCAGACTGTAATTAAAAAAGGTAAGCAATTTCCTCTGAGATATCGTGCATATTTCCACCACTAGGCTCCACACGCACGCGCACATACACACCACGCGCCCATTCTGCTCCACGGAGCTCGGCGCGGCGCGTGATGCCTGACTGATCCTAATACGCACGAGCCTATTTTTCATTACATGCTTTCCAAGTGCATCAAACGGGCTGCGACCCTTTTCCGCGCGATGATGGAATTTACTGAGAGCGTTTGAAAGCAGCGGGGAGATGAGTGAGGCGGTGGGTTTGGAGCATAGGCCCGTGGTGCTGATGATTAAAGATACAGGCCTAAGTAGGGACATAATGTGCCGGCTCTTCGGCTCTTCGGCTCTTGGGCTTTGGAGTCTAAAATGGAGCTGGTGGCACAGGCCTGTTGGAGCTGGTGATGGTGACATTAAAGAGGGGATCCGGTTCATGCTCGTGTCCTTTCAGTGTTGTAGGTTATTGGAGCAGAATATGGCGGGCTTGGCTCACATTTGATCTTATTCGTTCCACGTTTACTATAAAAcacaattacacattttttattgcCGTTTTAACATTTTTCCTTTTTGAATAATCGCGTCTGCAAATCAGCCTGATCATCGTCCTCTTATATTAGTAATCTCCAGAGTTCGTTTAACTCCTATTGTCTCTATTAGACTCCCCTGAGCCATTAATGTCACAAGTGATCTATCCAAAGGCGCGCGGTCGCCTTTGTCTCCGGTTACTGCGCTCGCACCAAACCCCGAgtagagccagagccagagcccaGACCGAGACCCCAGAGCCAGAGCCCGGAGCCTGGAGCCCGGAGCCTGGAGCCTGGAGCCTCTGCCCCGCTGCACATTTCACCCGCTGTTTTACTTGTTCTCAAAAGGATCTGTCCAAACACTGAAGGAAACATGTTTAATAACGTCACGCGCAACGATGAGAATCATTTAAATGACTCCAGGCtaatgtcattattattattattattattattattattattattattattattattattattattattattattattattattattattattattattattatctaaaagtgtgtgttttattgagGCTGTTGGAGGCGTACAGGACTTAATCCTCCTTTCTCATTTAGTTAAGGCTCTGCATTGCATGAAATTCACTGAGCAcggtctctctctcctctgactcccaattccatccctctttcccctgacctcctttcctctccattTTACTACAGGTCCAGTGTCTTTATCCAAGAACAACAACGTGTCCATCCCCGTTAATAAGGATGGTCTTTTCGGTGGGGTAGTAAACCCCAATGAGGTTTTTTGCTCGGTTCCGGGTCGTTTGTCGCTGCTCAGCTCCACATCAAAGTACAAGGTCACGGTGGCCGAGGTGCAGAGACGCCTCTCACCGCCTGAGTGCCTGAACGCGTCGCTGCTGGGCGGGGTGCTGCGGAGGTGAGTGTCCATGTCACAATCTACCTGCGTTTTTATACAAGCCTCGATTCTTGTAGTGAGCcgcttctccccctctcccctctctctgctctgtacCAAGAATAATTAAAATCGACCAACCATGACACCCAGCTCCTGCATTTAAAGCAGAAGGGGTCTGTTAAATTCCATATTaacttccctctccctctatctcaaATGAGTGTAGGCCTAGTGCGTTTCAGAGCCGCTCTATAGGCCCAGTGAAGGCATTACGCGTGAAAACATTGGTCTCCAGTGAACAGTCCTGTGAAGTGCTGCGCACACGCAGCCTGTAATAGCGCTGCCTATTAAGTAGgcctttatttattcattttgtactGTAGTTGTCTGGCAAACACGCTCCCTCTCCTTTAGCtgtatttataatgttaatCACACAGACAGAATTCATCCTGTGCTAATCCGAGATAGAaaatctggatttaaacaaacaaaacaaacaacagagcAGATTTTGTTATaaaaccaataataataataataataaaaaaataatgataataatgatgatgatgatggtcacaaaaacaaaccacaatGTGGCAAAAGGCACATGTTTAACTCAGCCTCATCATATTCCTGATCTTCCATCAGTTCAGATGAATTTGCAGGAGACTCTTTCATATCCTCGGTGTTTCTTTGTCCACATGTATCTCACATTCCTCCACGCACACGCCTCTACAGTGTCTTTCTGCTTTGTCTCGTCGTCTGCAGGGCCAAGTCTAAAAACGGTGGGAGATCCTTGAGGGAGAAGCTGGATAAAATCGGCTTGAATCTACCTGCGGGCAGACGCAAGGCAGCTAACGTCACCTTGCTGACGTCACTCGTAGAAGGTAAGTTTTCAAATCTCGTTTTCACTGTCGTTATTCCCGCGATATCTGATGAGcccccctccttcctccactcctcttgt from Periophthalmus magnuspinnatus isolate fPerMag1 chromosome 20, fPerMag1.2.pri, whole genome shotgun sequence harbors:
- the tfap2a gene encoding transcription factor AP-2-alpha isoform X4 codes for the protein MSVMGKMGEWQDRHDGTSNGTARLPQLGGVGQSPYTSAPPLSHTPNSDFQPPYFPPPYQPIYPQSQDPYSHVNDPYSLNSLHAQPQPQHPGWPGQRQSQESGLLHQHRSLPHQLCREYRREVLLPSGHGIDTGLSDSIPIHGIPHSLEDVQAVEDQGIHIPDQTVIKKGPVSLSKNNNVSIPVNKDGLFGGVVNPNEVFCSVPGRLSLLSSTSKYKVTVAEVQRRLSPPECLNASLLGGVLRRAKSKNGGRSLREKLDKIGLNLPAGRRKAANVTLLTSLVEGEAVHLARDFGYVCETEFPAKAVAEYVNRQHSDPNEQVQRKNMLLATKQVCKEFTDLLSQDRSPLGNSRPQPILEPGIQSCLTHFSLISHGFGTPALCAAVTALQNYLTEAIKAMDKMYLNNNPNSHSDNGTKGGDKDEKHRK
- the tfap2a gene encoding transcription factor AP-2-alpha isoform X2 — encoded protein: MKMLWKLTDNIKYEDCEDRHDGTSNGTARLPQLGGVGQSPYTSAPPLSHTPNSDFQPPYFPPPYQPIYPQSQDPYSHVNDPYSLNSLHAQPQPQHPGWPGQRQSQESGLLHQHRSLPHQLCREYRREVLLPSGHGIDTGLSDSIPIHGIPHSLEDVQAVEDQGIHIPDQTVIKKGPVSLSKNNNVSIPVNKDGLFGGVVNPNEVFCSVPGRLSLLSSTSKYKVTVAEVQRRLSPPECLNASLLGGVLRRAKSKNGGRSLREKLDKIGLNLPAGRRKAANVTLLTSLVEGEAVHLARDFGYVCETEFPAKAVAEYVNRQHSDPNEQVQRKNMLLATKQVCKEFTDLLSQDRSPLGNSRPQPILEPGIQSCLTHFSLISHGFGTPALCAAVTALQNYLTEAIKAMDKMYLNNNPNSHSDNGTKGGDKDEKHRK
- the tfap2a gene encoding transcription factor AP-2-alpha isoform X1, which encodes MEDSSQSDSDVENKGTSARNAPVLDAPVAARAGRSPGSEDRHDGTSNGTARLPQLGGVGQSPYTSAPPLSHTPNSDFQPPYFPPPYQPIYPQSQDPYSHVNDPYSLNSLHAQPQPQHPGWPGQRQSQESGLLHQHRSLPHQLCREYRREVLLPSGHGIDTGLSDSIPIHGIPHSLEDVQAVEDQGIHIPDQTVIKKGPVSLSKNNNVSIPVNKDGLFGGVVNPNEVFCSVPGRLSLLSSTSKYKVTVAEVQRRLSPPECLNASLLGGVLRRAKSKNGGRSLREKLDKIGLNLPAGRRKAANVTLLTSLVEGEAVHLARDFGYVCETEFPAKAVAEYVNRQHSDPNEQVQRKNMLLATKQVCKEFTDLLSQDRSPLGNSRPQPILEPGIQSCLTHFSLISHGFGTPALCAAVTALQNYLTEAIKAMDKMYLNNNPNSHSDNGTKGGDKDEKHRK
- the tfap2a gene encoding transcription factor AP-2-alpha isoform X3; this translates as MLVHSFSAMDRHDGTSNGTARLPQLGGVGQSPYTSAPPLSHTPNSDFQPPYFPPPYQPIYPQSQDPYSHVNDPYSLNSLHAQPQPQHPGWPGQRQSQESGLLHQHRSLPHQLCREYRREVLLPSGHGIDTGLSDSIPIHGIPHSLEDVQAVEDQGIHIPDQTVIKKGPVSLSKNNNVSIPVNKDGLFGGVVNPNEVFCSVPGRLSLLSSTSKYKVTVAEVQRRLSPPECLNASLLGGVLRRAKSKNGGRSLREKLDKIGLNLPAGRRKAANVTLLTSLVEGEAVHLARDFGYVCETEFPAKAVAEYVNRQHSDPNEQVQRKNMLLATKQVCKEFTDLLSQDRSPLGNSRPQPILEPGIQSCLTHFSLISHGFGTPALCAAVTALQNYLTEAIKAMDKMYLNNNPNSHSDNGTKGGDKDEKHRK